The sequence below is a genomic window from Cicer arietinum cultivar CDC Frontier isolate Library 1 chromosome 6, Cicar.CDCFrontier_v2.0, whole genome shotgun sequence.
TTTATCATCATCATATGTTGGAAGTTTCTCCTCAGGCCATGTCATAGAAGTAGAACCTCGACATGTACCATCGATGAAGAACCAATTACCAAGCGAAAAGCGTTCTGTATCTCTAACCTCAGAAACAAACTCTAGTTTGGTTTCTGGTAAGTTATAATTTCTACAGCCTCTTCTATCTTCTGCTTTCATGCCTGGCCAAGGTATTGCGACAGTTACACCTTTGAAGGAAAAATACTCACAAGAATACTCAGATTTCGATTTTTCCGAAGAAGCGCTTCTTAAATCATTGAAGTTCCAAATATATACATGGGAGTCTTCTCCAACTGAAATTATATGTTTTCCACTTGATGTAAATGAACCTGACATTTGACTTCCTGACCGTGGTAGGCCTGATAGAAATAGTAAAACCAATAGACTTAAAGAATTTTTCATGCAAATCAAACATTTAGCATATGCATAGTGGAAACAAATACTAtcttaaatcttaatttttcaatgtgtcagtgtggtaagtttttatattgaatCTAATTTATCATTACAAAACTGACTTGTGAGGTGAAGACCATACCTCTATATTTCTGAACAATCTCATTTCTATCCAATATGCGAATTTTTGAATCTTCAGATGTGATCATAATTCTCTCACAGTCGTTTTGGAAGAACTGCAAACAAACATTGGTTGGTGTGATCATgacaataaataaatgaagtaCAAAGTAATTAAGTGTTCTAATAGTTAAGAATTTCTAAGATTATAACCTGAATACCAGTAATCTTGTTGCTTGATGCTTTCTTCTTTCCACGGATATCAATCTGCGCCTCAAGCTGGAAATATTTTCCTAAATCATTAGAAATCTGATTAAGGCACTATTTTTATCTTCGGTAACTAGTTAAAAACTCGTGCATCCACACAGGTCTAGAAAATGTTATAACATGAATGTAACAATTGGCGATCCAAATGTACAACATACCTGCAGCAACATAAAAACGGCAAGTGCCAGTAATAGAACCAACTACAAATCCCTGCACATTTAAAAACATCATAGATTCATCAGTCTCATGGCTGATGTCGAAATATCAATAAGGACACACAAAATCATTGAAAATAGTCTGTGAAGTAATTTAGAGCATACTTTTCCATCTTGTTGGTAACTTATAGCACTTATGACATCTCGTATATCTGTCCAGTCAATAACTCGCTCTTCGCGCATCCCCCATATTCGAACTTTACCATCAATTGATCCACTTATGAAGTAATTTTCATCAACAGGGTTGAATTGAATGCATGTCACTGTATCCATTTAAAAATAAGACACAATGAAGATCATGTTCAAGGTCTAAAGACATAATAGTAATGTAAAGTATATGTCATAAGGTGAGATTCTCTCAAACTTACCAAAGTCCTTGTGATGAAAAACACTTAGACATTGATCACAACCAAGTCTCCAAGAGCGAACCGTTTTATCCATGGAAGACGATAGAAGAATCTGCAGCATGTATTTTTTTATCagctttaaaaatataattgtgtcCATATAAACAATGGCAGTGATGTGATACAATATATCTCAATTTCAAATAAGGAAAAGTTATTAAACTCACATCTGAATTAGACCAAGCCAAATCCAATATATCACTGGAATGACCAAAGAATTCTTGTAGTGGTGATTCCTCAATTAAAGGCTGGCTACCAGTACTGCCACCTTCTGAGTTGAAACAAATACTTGATGTATCAAGCGACTTAACGCGCCATAAGCGCACAACACCATCTTCACCTCCACTAGCTAAATACTGATCATTAGGACTGAATTTCATAGTCCAAATTAAGCCTTTGTGAGCTTTAATCTCTTGTCCAATGTATAGCTCACTGAACTCCAGCCACCTCTTCTTGTTCTTCCTTACCTTTATCCTCCGAGTTTTATTCGTCCCTGTACGCGATATCGATCTAACTTTAACTTCATCGCCTTTCTTCATGTTTACAAAGCGCTTCCACCAGTTTATCCTATCATTATTCTTATCAAAATCCTGAAATTCTTCTTGTGCCTCACCTGATAGCTCATTCATTTTCTCTAGCGGACGCGATTTCAATTCTTCCAACAAAACTTCTGCTTCAGAAGCTGCATTCCATCCAGAAAAAATCAACTTCTCAGACACTTGATCACAAGTTGATGAAATGCATCCATTTGAGACTGCATCACTGCACTTCATGATCCTATCTTGTGAGCTAATCTTGGAAAAAGTATCAGCTAGTACTAAATCCATACACTGCAGAAAatgttttcttctttccttcACACTAATAACAGGCTCATTCACCCaaatttcatcataatcatcaaAACCAAACTTTTCTTTGACTAAAACAGAATCTTGACCTGATAAGCTATCCAATGAGTCATAGAATACATCAATATCTTCATTATCAGATTTCAGCATATCTTATACTTAGAATAGAGACAAAACCTTCCACATGAAAATCTCACTTTCTAACTTTTAACCCTTTCTCACTAATATTAAAAGCCAATGACAATAGTTTATTTGCATGTTCAAAGTTCAAACCTCACAAAACTCAAACAATACTAATTAATTCCACCAACTCCAATAACTATagaataatgataaaaaaatcaaatacaaacaaTACTAGTAAGACTTTGAATTCAAAGTGAAGAGACTATAGTTCTATTCCAGGAATATACGTCACTATCAAGTCAAACAATGTGAAAATTCAACATTATCACATAACCTAACCTTCAGCTACAATGGTCATATAATAAATCTcaacaccaaaaaaaaaatagcacaCTTGAACAAGTTTTTGAGAAACCAAACCAGTTTGAGATATGAATGTGTGTGAAGACTAAACTCAAGATCTGAATTTTGGGATtgaagaagtttttttttttaaag
It includes:
- the LOC101496228 gene encoding uncharacterized protein isoform X1, which translates into the protein MLKSDNEDIDVFYDSLDSLSGQDSVLVKEKFGFDDYDEIWVNEPVISVKERRKHFLQCMDLVLADTFSKISSQDRIMKCSDAVSNGCISSTCDQVSEKLIFSGWNAASEAEVLLEELKSRPLEKMNELSGEAQEEFQDFDKNNDRINWWKRFVNMKKGDEVKVRSISRTGTNKTRRIKVRKNKKRWLEFSELYIGQEIKAHKGLIWTMKFSPNDQYLASGGEDGVVRLWRVKSLDTSSICFNSEGGSTGSQPLIEESPLQEFFGHSSDILDLAWSNSDILLSSSMDKTVRSWRLGCDQCLSVFHHKDFVTCIQFNPVDENYFISGSIDGKVRIWGMREERVIDWTDIRDVISAISYQQDGKGFVVGSITGTCRFYVAAGKYFQLEAQIDIRGKKKASSNKITGIQFFQNDCERIMITSEDSKIRILDRNEIVQKYRGLPRSGSQMSGSFTSSGKHIISVGEDSHVYIWNFNDLRSASSEKSKSEYSCEYFSFKGVTVAIPWPGMKAEDRRGCRNYNLPETKLEFVSEVRDTERFSLGNWFFIDGTCRGSTSMTWPEEKLPTYDDDKDRSYDRKISETWGLTIVAAGSDGTIKTFHNFGLPVRL
- the LOC101496228 gene encoding uncharacterized protein isoform X2, which encodes MKSLSGQDSVLVKEKFGFDDYDEIWVNEPVISVKERRKHFLQCMDLVLADTFSKISSQDRIMKCSDAVSNGCISSTCDQVSEKLIFSGWNAASEAEVLLEELKSRPLEKMNELSGEAQEEFQDFDKNNDRINWWKRFVNMKKGDEVKVRSISRTGTNKTRRIKVRKNKKRWLEFSELYIGQEIKAHKGLIWTMKFSPNDQYLASGGEDGVVRLWRVKSLDTSSICFNSEGGSTGSQPLIEESPLQEFFGHSSDILDLAWSNSDILLSSSMDKTVRSWRLGCDQCLSVFHHKDFVTCIQFNPVDENYFISGSIDGKVRIWGMREERVIDWTDIRDVISAISYQQDGKGFVVGSITGTCRFYVAAGKYFQLEAQIDIRGKKKASSNKITGIQFFQNDCERIMITSEDSKIRILDRNEIVQKYRGLPRSGSQMSGSFTSSGKHIISVGEDSHVYIWNFNDLRSASSEKSKSEYSCEYFSFKGVTVAIPWPGMKAEDRRGCRNYNLPETKLEFVSEVRDTERFSLGNWFFIDGTCRGSTSMTWPEEKLPTYDDDKDRSYDRKISETWGLTIVAAGSDGTIKTFHNFGLPVRL